The Terriglobales bacterium region CTCCGTCTTCGATCCGCCGCCGTCGATGCCGAGGAATAAGGCCATGTCGCTCTTCCCGAATCTTCTACCACAAACCCAGGGACGCTCTTCACTTTTTCCCGGACCGGCCGGAAGGATTTGCTCCATAATGCAACGCGACGGCGTTCATCCCCTCGAGGAGAGAGTCCGATTCCGACGCAAGCCCTGGGCCTGAGCCCGCTCGACCTGGTCCTGGTGGTAGCCTACCTGGCGGGCATCACGGCCTTCGGAGTGCGCTTCCGCAAGCAGCAGCGCTCCCTGCGCGATTACTTCCTCGCCGACCGCAATATTCCCTGGTGGGCCATCGCCCTCTCCATCGTGGCCGCCGAGACCAGCGTGCTCACCATCATCAGCATCCCCGGGCTGGCCTACGACACCGACTTCGGCTTCCTGCAACTGGTCCTGGGTTACCTGGTGGCGCGCGTCCTCATCTGCCTGCTCTTCATCCCGCAATATTTTCGCGGCGAACTGTTCACCGCCTACCAGCTCATCGAGCGGCGCTTCGGGACGCGGCTGCGCACCCTCACGGCCGGCATCTTCCTCCTGACCCGCGCCGCCGCCGAGGGCGTGCGGGTGTACGCCGTCTCCATCGTGGTGCGCTTCGCGCTGGGGCGCGGCGAAGGCGGGCCCGCCTGGGTGGACGTGGCCGCCATCGCGGCGGTGCTGCTGCTCACCCTCATCTACGCCTTCGAGGGCGGCATGGCGGCTGTGATCTGGACCGACGTGGTGCAGATCGTCATCTACATCACGGGGACCGTGGTGGCCGTCTTTACCCTGCTCCACCTGGTGCCCGGAGGCTGGCCGGCGGTGCACACCCTGGCCGGCTCCGCCGGCAAGTTCCGCGTCTTCCATTTCTCCCGCGACCTGTTCCAGACCTACACCTTTTGGGCGGGGCTGGTGGGCGGAACGTTCCTGACCATGGCCAGCCACGGCACCGACCAGTTGATCGTGCAGCGGCTCTTGGCGGCGCGCAGCAAGCGCGCCTCCAAGAGCGCGCTGCTGGCCAGCGGCCTCTTCATCCTGGCGCAGTTCGCGCTCTTCCTGCTGGTGGGGGCGCTGCTCTTCGCCTTCTACCGCGTGTTCGCGCCGGCCGCGCCCTTTCGCCGCTCCGACGACATCTTCCCCACCTTCATCGTGAGCGAGATGCCGCGCGGCATGGCCGGACTGCTGGTGGCCGCCATCCTGGCCGCCGCCATGAGTAACCTCAGCGCCGCGCTCAACTCGCTGGCCTCCAGCTCGGTGGTGGACTTCTACCTGCGCCTACGGCCCGGGACGGGCGAAGGCGAACGCCTGCGGCTCTCGCGCCGGGCCACGCTGCTGTGGGGCGCGGCGCTCTTCGTCCTGGCGCTGGTCTTCCTCTTCCACGGCGGGCGCGTGGTGGAGGTGGGGCTGGCCATCGCCTCCATCGCCTACGGCGCGCTGTTGGGCATCTTCCTGCTGGGAGTGCTGACCCGCCGGGCCAGCCAGACCGGGGGCGCGATTGGCATGGCGTGCGGCCTGGCTATCGAGCTCTACGTGGCGCGCTGGACCCACGTGCCCTGGACCTGGTACGTCTTCCTGGGCACGCTCACCACCTTCGTCATCGGGTATATTGCCAGCTTCGTGTTTCCACGCCAGGAGGCGAATGGCTGAGCCCGCAGCGCCCCGCGAACTGGCCCGCGATCTGGGGGCGAGCCACGCCTCCGCTATCGTGGTGGGCACCATCATCGGCAGCGGCATCTTCATCGTGCCCCGCACCATGATGGCGGCGGTGGGCTCGACCCAAATGGTTTACCTCGCCTGGATCGTGGGCGGGCTGCTCTCCTTCTTCGGCGCCCTCACCTACGCCGAATTGGGCGCCATGAAGCCCGCGGCCGGCGGCGAGTACGTCTACATCCGCGACGCTTACGGCCCGCTGCCCGCCTTCCTCTACGGCTGGACCTGGTTCCTGGTGGCCAAGCCCGCGTCGGTGGCCAGCGTGACCACCGGGCTGGCCGAGGCCCTGGCCGGGCTCCCGCGCTTCGCCTTCCTGGCCTCGGATGCGCTCGCCTATCCCCTGCACGTGACCTGGGGACAGCTCTTCGCCATCGCCGCCACCCTGCTCATCACCGGCATCAACTACATCGGGGTGCGCAAGGCGGGCGACTTCCAATTGGTGTTCACGCTGCTGAAGATGGCGATGATCGTGGCCATCGCCATCATCGCCTTCACCTGGGTGGGCGGGACGTGGGGCAACTTCCACTCCAGCTATGGCGGGGCGCACGGCGGGCTGACCGGATTCATGATGGCGCTGATCGCGGCGCTCTGGGCCTACGACGGCTGGAATGATCTCAACATGGTGGCAGGCGAGATCCGCCGCCCGGAGCGCAGCATCCCCATCGCGCTGATCGCGGGCGTGGCCATCGTGGCCGCGCTCTACATCCTGATGAATGCGGCCATCCAGTACGTGCTGCCGGCGGCGATAATCGCCACCGCCAAGAGCCCGGCGGAGCTAGCCACCGAGCAGGTGCTGGGAGCGACGGGAGCCGCCGTGGTCACGCTGGGCATCGTGCTCTCCATGCTGGTGACGCTGAACGGCACCATCATGAGCGGCGGGCGCATCCCCTTCGCCATGTCGCGCGACGGATATTTCTTCAAGACCCTGGCGGGGGTGCATCCGAAGTTCCGCACCCCCGCGCCCGCGCTGATCGTGCAGGCGGTGCTCTCGGTGCTGCTGCTGCTGGCGGCGGCCAGCTTCCAGCAACTGCTGACGTTGGCCATCTTCGCGGAGTGGCTTTTCTACATGGTGGCCACCAGCACGGTGTTCGTGCTGCGGCGCAAGGAACCGGACGCCCCTCGCGCCTACAAGACCTGGGGCTACCCGGTGGTGCCGTTTCTCTTCATCGTGGCGGCGGCGGTGCTGCTGGTCTACAGCTTCCGCGACAACGCGCCCTATTCCTACTGGGGCACGGGCGTGATCGCTGCGGGCGCGCCCGTGTTCTGGTTCTTCGCGTGGCGGAAGAAGGCGCGGACGTGAGTCCTACGCCGCCGCGCTGCGCGCCTGCTTCACCCGCTCGTAGATCTTGACGTACTCCTTGGCCGAGGCGGCCCAGGAGAAATCCTTGCCCATGCCGTTGAGCACAAGCTTCTTCCAGCCTTCCTTGTCCTTGTAGGCGGCGAGCGCGGCGCGCACCGTGGCCAGCAGCGCGTCTCCGGTGTAGTCGCTGAACTTGAAGCCGGTGCCTTTGCCGCTCTTCACATCCCAGGGCTCGATGGTGTCGTCGAGCCCGCCGGTGGCGCGCACCACGGGCACGGTGCCGTACTTCAGGCTGTAGATCTGGTTCAGCCCGCAGGGCTCATAGCGCGAGGGCATGAGGAACATGTCCGCGCCCGCCTCGATCTTGTGGGCGAGGGCGTTGTCGTAGGCCACTTTGACCGCGATCTTCTGCGGGAACTGCTTGTTGAGCAGGCGGAAGAGGTCTTCGTACTCCTTGTCGCCGGCGCCCAGGGCGACGATGATCATCTCCTCGCGGGCCAGCCGGTCCATCACCTGCGCGATCAGGTCGAAGCCT contains the following coding sequences:
- a CDS encoding sodium:solute symporter is translated as MVAYLAGITAFGVRFRKQQRSLRDYFLADRNIPWWAIALSIVAAETSVLTIISIPGLAYDTDFGFLQLVLGYLVARVLICLLFIPQYFRGELFTAYQLIERRFGTRLRTLTAGIFLLTRAAAEGVRVYAVSIVVRFALGRGEGGPAWVDVAAIAAVLLLTLIYAFEGGMAAVIWTDVVQIVIYITGTVVAVFTLLHLVPGGWPAVHTLAGSAGKFRVFHFSRDLFQTYTFWAGLVGGTFLTMASHGTDQLIVQRLLAARSKRASKSALLASGLFILAQFALFLLVGALLFAFYRVFAPAAPFRRSDDIFPTFIVSEMPRGMAGLLVAAILAAAMSNLSAALNSLASSSVVDFYLRLRPGTGEGERLRLSRRATLLWGAALFVLALVFLFHGGRVVEVGLAIASIAYGALLGIFLLGVLTRRASQTGGAIGMACGLAIELYVARWTHVPWTWYVFLGTLTTFVIGYIASFVFPRQEANG
- a CDS encoding amino acid permease → MAEPAAPRELARDLGASHASAIVVGTIIGSGIFIVPRTMMAAVGSTQMVYLAWIVGGLLSFFGALTYAELGAMKPAAGGEYVYIRDAYGPLPAFLYGWTWFLVAKPASVASVTTGLAEALAGLPRFAFLASDALAYPLHVTWGQLFAIAATLLITGINYIGVRKAGDFQLVFTLLKMAMIVAIAIIAFTWVGGTWGNFHSSYGGAHGGLTGFMMALIAALWAYDGWNDLNMVAGEIRRPERSIPIALIAGVAIVAALYILMNAAIQYVLPAAIIATAKSPAELATEQVLGATGAAVVTLGIVLSMLVTLNGTIMSGGRIPFAMSRDGYFFKTLAGVHPKFRTPAPALIVQAVLSVLLLLAAASFQQLLTLAIFAEWLFYMVATSTVFVLRRKEPDAPRAYKTWGYPVVPFLFIVAAAVLLVYSFRDNAPYSYWGTGVIAAGAPVFWFFAWRKKART